The Catenulispora sp. EB89 genome includes a region encoding these proteins:
- a CDS encoding FtsX-like permease family protein: MRFAKGPVWRASRAAVKRRKVQTFVIGLVVTMSAMSAVLGLGLLEASRGPFEQAFGQQNGAHAVVAFDGAKATDQQLAATAHAAGVTGAAGPFEAAQVSMQMPHMGGPMQMTVVGRSQPGPGDVDRVRLWQGRWPSAPGEIVLDQPVGQVLPAPPGQDATTITGPGLPTFTIVGYAYSVSQTADAWVVPAQMAALHPDHLEMLYRFAHAGSDAQVKADVTAATGNLPTGTLTGFQSWHTTRAEMLAKLQSLLPMLIAFGVLAVAVAVLIVLNVVSGAVVSGYRDIGIYKTIGFTPRQVVRVYVATMAVPAVVGTVVGVPIGLVVGSPLLNKAFNGLGGQQQISPLVDAVCLLGVPLLVALAAYLPARRAAGMSAIAAISAGSAPRRGRGLKVQRKLAGSRLPRSVSMGLGLPFARPARSALTFAAVLLGVTTVVFANGLARTMSDTSAASDRIGAVAVDVGHDPAKSVNVAPAAMERAMRAVPGVDGVASQAGDMVGIAGMTSEVNVQYYGGDSAMMGWTIVKGHWLDGPNQIVAPARFLNRHHLAVGQTLTIESNGRTAKDVIVGEGITGGDGMFQADWSTFQQLAPGRQADGFEVHAAAGADRQALAAKLKALDPTWDVTVRDYGNPNAELEMFAAVITIVLSLVAALGVFNTVLLNTRERRRDIGMLKSVGMTPRQVVGMIVTSMGLLGLLGGIVGLPLGYGLHALIVSMIERAQGLDLAPSMIHVYSLPLLAWMFLAGVGIAVLGALVPARSAARSSIAEVLRSE, from the coding sequence ATGAGATTCGCCAAGGGACCGGTCTGGCGCGCCTCGCGCGCGGCCGTGAAACGCCGCAAGGTCCAGACCTTCGTCATCGGGCTCGTCGTCACCATGTCCGCGATGAGCGCGGTGCTCGGGCTGGGGCTGCTGGAGGCCTCGAGAGGGCCGTTCGAGCAGGCCTTCGGGCAGCAGAACGGGGCGCACGCCGTCGTCGCCTTCGACGGCGCCAAGGCCACTGACCAGCAGCTCGCCGCGACCGCGCACGCCGCCGGGGTCACCGGGGCGGCCGGGCCGTTCGAAGCGGCGCAGGTCAGCATGCAGATGCCGCACATGGGCGGCCCGATGCAGATGACCGTGGTCGGCCGCTCGCAGCCCGGACCCGGCGACGTGGACCGGGTCCGGCTGTGGCAGGGCCGGTGGCCCAGCGCGCCGGGGGAGATCGTGCTGGACCAGCCGGTCGGCCAGGTCCTCCCGGCGCCGCCGGGGCAGGACGCCACCACCATCACCGGCCCGGGCCTGCCCACCTTCACCATCGTCGGGTACGCGTACTCCGTTTCGCAGACCGCTGACGCCTGGGTCGTGCCCGCCCAGATGGCGGCCCTGCACCCGGACCACCTGGAAATGCTCTACCGGTTCGCGCACGCCGGCAGCGACGCCCAGGTCAAGGCGGACGTGACCGCCGCGACCGGGAACCTGCCGACCGGCACCCTCACCGGCTTCCAGTCCTGGCACACCACCCGCGCCGAGATGCTGGCCAAGCTGCAGAGCCTGCTGCCGATGCTGATCGCGTTCGGCGTGCTGGCGGTCGCGGTCGCGGTGCTGATCGTGCTGAACGTGGTCAGCGGGGCCGTGGTCTCCGGATACCGGGACATCGGGATCTACAAGACCATCGGCTTCACCCCGCGCCAGGTGGTCCGGGTCTACGTGGCCACCATGGCGGTGCCGGCCGTCGTCGGGACCGTGGTCGGGGTGCCGATCGGGCTGGTGGTCGGCTCGCCGCTGCTGAACAAGGCCTTCAACGGGCTCGGCGGCCAGCAGCAGATCAGTCCGCTGGTGGACGCGGTGTGCCTGCTCGGGGTGCCGCTGCTGGTCGCGCTGGCCGCCTACCTCCCGGCCCGGCGCGCGGCGGGGATGTCGGCGATCGCCGCGATCTCGGCCGGCTCGGCGCCCAGGCGCGGCCGCGGCCTGAAGGTGCAGCGCAAGCTGGCCGGCTCCCGGCTGCCGCGCTCGGTGAGCATGGGCCTGGGGCTGCCGTTCGCCCGGCCCGCCCGCAGCGCCCTGACCTTCGCGGCGGTGCTGCTCGGGGTGACCACCGTGGTCTTCGCCAACGGCCTGGCCCGCACTATGAGCGACACCAGCGCCGCCTCGGACCGCATCGGCGCGGTGGCCGTGGACGTCGGGCACGACCCGGCGAAGTCGGTGAACGTGGCCCCGGCCGCCATGGAGCGGGCGATGCGCGCCGTCCCCGGCGTGGACGGAGTGGCGTCGCAGGCCGGCGACATGGTCGGGATCGCCGGGATGACCAGCGAGGTCAACGTGCAGTACTACGGCGGCGACTCGGCGATGATGGGCTGGACCATCGTCAAGGGGCACTGGCTGGACGGCCCGAACCAGATCGTGGCCCCGGCCCGGTTCCTGAACCGGCACCACCTGGCCGTCGGCCAGACCCTGACCATCGAGTCGAACGGCCGTACCGCGAAGGACGTCATCGTCGGCGAGGGGATCACCGGCGGGGACGGCATGTTCCAGGCGGACTGGAGCACCTTCCAGCAGCTGGCGCCGGGCCGTCAGGCCGACGGCTTCGAGGTGCACGCCGCGGCCGGTGCGGACCGGCAGGCGCTGGCCGCGAAGCTGAAGGCGCTGGACCCGACCTGGGACGTCACCGTCCGCGATTACGGGAACCCGAACGCCGAGCTGGAGATGTTCGCGGCGGTCATCACCATCGTGCTCAGCCTGGTCGCCGCCCTCGGGGTGTTCAACACCGTGCTGCTGAACACCCGCGAGCGCCGCCGCGACATCGGCATGCTGAAGTCGGTGGGCATGACCCCGCGCCAGGTGGTGGGGATGATCGTGACCTCGATGGGGCTGCTCGGGCTGCTCGGCGGGATCGTCGGGCTGCCGCTGGGCTACGGCCTGCACGCGCTGATCGTCTCGATGATCGAACGCGCCCAGGGCCTGGACCTCGCGCCGAGCATGATCCACGTCTACTCGCTGCCGCTGCTGGCCTGGATGTTCCTGGCCGGCGTGGGGATCGCGGTCCTCGGCGCGCTGGTCCCGGCGCGCTCCGCGGCCCGGTCGTCGATCGCTGAGGTGCTGCGCAGCGAATAG
- a CDS encoding ABC transporter ATP-binding protein, translating into MTATAAESAGTAESAEATGPIVRLDAVRKEFGDTTALDGVTLHIRQGEAVAVMGPSGCGKSTLLNLVAGLDRPSSGQVVVHGEDLGALNETGLALFRRRRIGMIFQFFNLIDDLPALDNVALAAQLSGVPAGQARRRALELLGELGIADRQNTYPQQLSGGERQRVAVARALMNRPALLLADEPTGALDSRSGEQVMDLLIDLNQLGQTLLMVTHDPRLAARCASRLVEVADGRIVAERAVERTA; encoded by the coding sequence ATGACCGCTACCGCCGCCGAGTCCGCAGGGACCGCAGAGTCCGCAGAAGCCACCGGACCCATCGTCCGTCTCGACGCCGTCCGCAAGGAGTTCGGGGACACCACCGCCCTCGACGGCGTCACGCTGCACATCCGCCAGGGCGAGGCCGTGGCCGTCATGGGCCCGTCCGGCTGCGGCAAGTCCACGCTGCTGAACCTGGTCGCCGGGCTGGACCGGCCCAGTTCCGGGCAGGTCGTCGTGCACGGCGAGGACCTCGGTGCGCTGAACGAGACCGGCCTGGCGCTGTTCCGCCGCCGCCGGATCGGGATGATCTTCCAGTTCTTCAACCTGATCGACGACCTGCCGGCGCTGGACAACGTCGCGCTGGCCGCGCAGCTCAGCGGCGTCCCGGCCGGCCAGGCCCGGCGCCGCGCGCTGGAACTGCTCGGCGAGCTGGGCATCGCCGACCGACAGAACACCTACCCGCAGCAGCTGTCCGGCGGCGAGCGCCAGCGCGTCGCGGTGGCCCGCGCCCTGATGAACCGGCCGGCCCTGCTGCTGGCCGACGAGCCGACCGGCGCGCTGGACAGCCGCTCCGGCGAGCAGGTGATGGACCTGCTGATCGACCTGAACCAGCTCGGGCAGACCCTGCTGATGGTGACCCACGACCCGCGCCTGGCCGCCCGCTGCGCCAGCCGCCTGGTCGAGGTCGCCGACGGCCGGATCGTGGCCGAGCGCGCCGTGGAGAGGACCGCGTGA
- a CDS encoding sensor histidine kinase encodes MLWVLVGALLAASAAAGWFAVLLRRERGRYARAIEERGWLLEKERESAAQQAVDGERARIARELHDIVSHNVSMMLIQAGAARQVLAASPPLTEATGEPAASEVAEDALLAVESAGRETMTELRHLLGVLAPAQDGRDDGPGLAPQPTLARLSALVDKIAFAGLPVDVRISGEPRALPGGIDSTAYRVVQEALTNALKYGGSNAELTVRYDDRYLRIEVLTSGNGSLTGIGGTVSSESLGTGRGLMGLKERVAVYGGDLDARRRLGGGFRVRAKIPLDAP; translated from the coding sequence ATGCTGTGGGTGCTGGTGGGGGCGCTGCTCGCGGCGTCCGCGGCGGCGGGATGGTTCGCGGTCCTGCTGCGCCGGGAACGCGGGCGCTACGCCCGGGCCATCGAGGAGCGCGGGTGGCTGCTGGAGAAGGAGCGGGAGAGCGCCGCGCAGCAGGCCGTGGACGGTGAGCGGGCGCGGATCGCGCGGGAGCTGCACGACATCGTCAGCCACAACGTGAGCATGATGCTGATCCAGGCGGGGGCGGCGCGGCAGGTACTGGCGGCTTCCCCTCCCCTGACCGAAGCCACCGGGGAGCCGGCCGCCTCGGAAGTGGCCGAGGACGCGTTGCTGGCCGTCGAGAGCGCGGGCCGCGAGACCATGACCGAGCTGCGGCATCTGCTCGGCGTCCTGGCGCCGGCGCAGGACGGCCGCGACGACGGGCCTGGCCTGGCGCCACAGCCGACGCTGGCACGGCTGTCGGCGCTCGTGGACAAGATCGCTTTCGCCGGGCTTCCGGTGGACGTGCGGATCTCCGGCGAGCCGCGCGCGTTGCCCGGCGGCATTGATTCGACGGCGTACCGGGTGGTGCAGGAGGCGCTGACCAACGCGCTCAAGTACGGCGGGTCGAACGCCGAGCTGACCGTCCGCTACGACGACCGCTACCTGCGGATCGAGGTGCTGACCAGTGGGAACGGCTCACTGACCGGGATCGGCGGGACCGTCTCCAGCGAGTCGCTCGGCACCGGCCGCGGCTTGATGGGCCTGAAAGAACGCGTCGCGGTCTACGGCGGCGATCTGGATGCCCGCCGTCGCCTCGGCGGCGGCTTCCGAGTCCGTGCGAAGATACCTTTGGACGCACCATGA
- a CDS encoding response regulator, translated as MSPRVLIADDQSLVRTGFRMILTANGIEVLGEVSDGLEAVEAAARLKPDVVLMDIRMPNLDGLEAARRILAADPRIRILMLTTFDLDEYVYEALAAGASGFLLKDVTPEHLVASVRLVDTGDALLAPSITRRLVEKFAAPAADSAGTPPRTPAVHRDLAALTPRELEILTLLGRGLSNTELAAHLVLSEATVKTHVAHIFTKLSLRDRAQAVVVAYETGLVAPGDED; from the coding sequence ATGAGCCCCCGTGTCTTGATAGCCGACGACCAGTCCCTGGTCCGCACCGGTTTCCGCATGATCCTGACCGCCAACGGCATCGAAGTCCTCGGCGAGGTCTCCGACGGCCTGGAGGCGGTCGAGGCCGCCGCCCGGCTGAAGCCCGACGTGGTGCTGATGGACATCCGCATGCCGAACCTCGACGGCCTGGAGGCCGCGCGCCGGATCCTGGCCGCCGACCCCCGGATCCGGATCCTGATGCTCACCACCTTCGACCTGGACGAGTACGTCTACGAGGCCCTGGCCGCCGGCGCCTCCGGCTTCCTGCTGAAGGACGTCACCCCCGAGCACCTGGTGGCCAGCGTCCGCCTGGTGGACACCGGCGACGCACTGCTGGCACCGTCGATCACCCGCCGCCTGGTGGAGAAGTTCGCAGCCCCCGCCGCCGACTCGGCAGGCACCCCGCCGAGAACCCCCGCCGTCCACCGCGACCTGGCCGCCCTGACCCCGCGCGAACTCGAGATCCTGACCCTCCTGGGCCGCGGCCTGTCCAACACCGAGCTGGCCGCGCACCTGGTGCTGTCCGAGGCGACGGTGAAGACGCACGTCGCGCACATCTTCACAAAACTCTCGCTCCGCGACCGGGCGCAGGCGGTGGTGGTCGCTTACGAGACCGGCCTGGTCGCGCCCGGCGACGAGGACTGA
- a CDS encoding MGMT family protein, giving the protein MEVSKPPELPPYVDRVFEVVDRIPPGRVMAYGDVADWLGEGGPRQVGTAMAKYGGGSPWWRVVRSDGGFLPGHEREALANYREEGTPLKPDGSRIDMVRARWSPGEDGTPGRGSMDEVPKDFAGE; this is encoded by the coding sequence ATGGAAGTGAGCAAACCACCCGAACTGCCTCCGTACGTGGACCGCGTGTTCGAAGTGGTGGACCGGATCCCGCCGGGCCGCGTGATGGCCTACGGCGACGTCGCCGACTGGCTCGGCGAGGGCGGCCCGCGCCAGGTCGGCACCGCGATGGCCAAGTACGGCGGCGGTTCCCCCTGGTGGCGCGTGGTGCGCAGCGACGGCGGCTTCCTGCCCGGGCACGAGCGCGAGGCGCTGGCCAACTACCGCGAGGAGGGCACGCCGCTGAAGCCGGACGGCAGCCGGATCGACATGGTCCGGGCCCGCTGGTCGCCGGGGGAGGACGGGACGCCGGGGCGCGGGTCGATGGACGAGGTGCCGAAGGACTTCGCGGGGGAGTAG
- a CDS encoding lysylphosphatidylglycerol synthase domain-containing protein, whose product MAGEPGTTSPTRPGPVEAATPAVSLPAAGSGGPGTPRKSGSDDSPAARPTRAPTPGRPTSVPVIDEPPEPRRIRRPADLLRAAASFVFMLLFLGIGMVAGGTTRGAESDISKLSADQKLPLGLVLAVTSMLLAVVPIVLAIDRLYQRDSRRVVDSVLAAAMAYLGAVGLNALVASPHMPKTIRDALTLPTNAAGDTAAFHIYLTTVVAYLTIIGFSNRHNFQTATWIALIAYGVVTLIQGDATIISLAETVLLGRLVAFGWRWVRGVINDRPTGEAVHHSLSQAGLDPLSCRRVPDTEDVRRYVVATVDRGDVDAIVLDRDQQAAGLVYRLYRRARLRGPAQRRNLLSLRRMLEQEALMSYAVTAADISTPRLLAVRDLGPDTGLLAYQLVPGRTLEQLTAEELTDDLLSQLWSMLAELHEHQLAHRRLSAHAFLIDEDGRPWLTDLRLGEVAAGTLSRRLDTAEMLTVTSLYFGYERSVAAGVTRLGEDDIAAALPMLQPVILTRNTRAALKKSKGLLSNIQEAVQALHPSVEPEPVKLERFGPRTLFSVVGLAFAAYLLLASNYSWSSLSAVNWWWTGAVALASAGTYVAAAMALDGFVPENLRWHRTVLSQVAASFVTLVAPAAVGGVAVNTRYLQRTGIPTRAAVTAVGAQQIMGLVQHLLLILIFGVIAGSSGDNSGGGSHASSATLIAIILALALLVLLIATIPQLRRFAVNRLRPLVAGIIPRMMDVAQNPIKLAAGLGGTVLLSLLYIFALWASIQASATDDRAAKINFAVVAVVFLTAQAAGSIVPTPGGVGGVEAALIGALTTFGRLDTGLATTAVLLFRLMTFWLPVLPGWIAYNYMTRRGEL is encoded by the coding sequence GTGGCAGGGGAGCCCGGCACCACCTCACCGACCCGACCGGGTCCGGTCGAGGCTGCCACGCCTGCCGTCAGCCTGCCCGCCGCCGGGTCGGGAGGTCCTGGTACGCCCCGGAAGTCCGGATCCGACGACAGCCCGGCCGCGCGCCCCACCCGCGCGCCGACACCCGGCCGGCCGACGTCCGTGCCGGTCATCGACGAGCCGCCGGAGCCGCGCCGCATACGCCGCCCGGCCGATCTGCTCCGCGCGGCGGCCAGCTTCGTCTTCATGCTCCTGTTCCTGGGCATCGGGATGGTCGCCGGCGGCACCACCCGAGGCGCGGAGTCGGACATCTCCAAGCTGTCCGCGGACCAGAAGCTTCCACTGGGCCTCGTACTTGCAGTGACGTCGATGCTCCTCGCGGTGGTTCCCATCGTGCTGGCGATCGACCGGCTGTACCAGCGCGACTCGCGGCGCGTGGTGGACTCGGTGCTGGCCGCGGCGATGGCCTACCTGGGCGCGGTCGGGCTGAACGCACTGGTCGCCTCGCCGCACATGCCGAAGACCATCCGGGACGCGCTGACGCTGCCGACCAACGCCGCCGGGGACACCGCGGCGTTCCACATCTACCTGACGACCGTCGTGGCCTATCTGACGATCATCGGGTTCTCCAACCGGCACAACTTCCAGACCGCGACCTGGATCGCGCTGATCGCCTACGGCGTGGTCACCCTGATCCAGGGCGACGCGACGATCATCAGCCTGGCCGAGACCGTCCTGCTGGGCCGGCTGGTGGCCTTCGGCTGGCGCTGGGTCCGCGGGGTGATCAACGACCGGCCGACCGGCGAGGCGGTGCACCACTCGCTGTCGCAGGCCGGGCTGGACCCGCTGTCGTGCCGCCGGGTCCCGGACACCGAGGACGTGCGGCGGTACGTCGTGGCCACCGTGGACCGCGGCGACGTCGACGCCATCGTCCTGGACCGCGACCAGCAGGCCGCGGGCCTGGTGTACCGGCTCTACCGCCGGGCCCGGCTGCGCGGCCCGGCGCAGCGCCGCAACCTGCTGAGCCTGCGCCGGATGCTGGAGCAGGAGGCGCTGATGTCGTACGCGGTCACCGCCGCCGACATCAGCACCCCGCGCCTGCTGGCCGTCCGCGACCTGGGCCCGGACACCGGCCTGCTGGCCTACCAGCTGGTCCCGGGCCGCACTCTGGAGCAGCTGACCGCCGAGGAACTCACCGACGACCTGCTCAGCCAGCTCTGGAGCATGCTCGCCGAACTGCACGAGCACCAGCTGGCGCACCGGCGGCTGTCGGCGCACGCGTTCCTGATCGACGAGGACGGCCGGCCCTGGCTGACCGACCTGCGCCTGGGCGAGGTCGCGGCCGGCACGCTGTCGCGCCGCCTGGACACCGCCGAGATGCTGACCGTGACCAGCCTGTACTTCGGCTACGAGCGCAGCGTCGCGGCAGGCGTGACCAGGCTCGGCGAGGACGACATCGCAGCGGCGCTGCCGATGCTCCAGCCGGTGATCCTGACCCGCAACACCCGCGCCGCACTGAAGAAGTCGAAGGGCCTGCTGAGCAACATCCAGGAGGCGGTCCAGGCCCTGCACCCCTCGGTGGAGCCGGAGCCGGTGAAGCTGGAACGCTTCGGGCCCCGCACGCTTTTCTCGGTGGTCGGCCTGGCCTTCGCGGCCTACCTGCTGCTGGCCTCGAACTACTCCTGGTCCAGCCTCAGCGCGGTGAACTGGTGGTGGACCGGCGCGGTGGCACTGGCCTCGGCGGGAACGTACGTCGCGGCGGCGATGGCCCTGGACGGCTTCGTCCCGGAGAACCTGCGCTGGCACCGCACGGTGCTGTCACAGGTGGCGGCCTCGTTCGTGACCCTGGTGGCCCCGGCGGCGGTCGGCGGCGTGGCGGTGAACACCCGCTACCTGCAACGCACCGGCATCCCGACCCGCGCGGCGGTGACAGCGGTCGGCGCCCAGCAGATCATGGGCCTGGTCCAGCACCTCCTGCTGATCCTGATCTTCGGCGTCATCGCCGGCAGCTCCGGCGACAACAGCGGCGGCGGCTCCCACGCCTCCAGCGCCACCCTGATCGCCATCATCCTGGCCCTGGCCCTCCTGGTCCTCCTGATCGCGACGATCCCCCAACTCCGCCGCTTCGCGGTGAACCGCCTCCGCCCCCTGGTAGCCGGCATCATCCCGCGCATGATGGACGTGGCGCAGAACCCGATCAAACTCGCCGCCGGCCTCGGCGGCACCGTCCTGCTGTCCCTGCTCTACATCTTCGCCCTCTGGGCCTCCATCCAGGCCTCGGCGACCGACGACCGCGCAGCGAAAATCAACTTCGCGGTGGTGGCGGTGGTCTTCCTGACAGCCCAGGCGGCGGGCTCCATCGTCCCGACCCCCGGCGGCGTCGGCGGCGTCGAGGCCGCGCTGATCGGCGCGCTGACGACCTTCGGCCGCCTGGACACCGGGCTGGCGACGACGGCGGTGCTGCTCTTCCGGCTGATGACGTTCTGGCTGCCGGTGCTGCCGGGGTGGATCGCCTACAACTACATGACGAGGCGCGGGGAGTTGTAG
- the moeZ gene encoding adenylyltransferase/sulfurtransferase MoeZ: protein MSNLPPLVEPAADLSVEEVRRYSRHLIIPDVGMAGQKRLKNAKVLCVGAGGLGSPTLLYLAAAGVGTLGIVEFDVVDESNLQRQVIHGQSDIGRSKAESARDSIKEINPLVQVNLHEERLDSTNVMELFAQYDLIVDGTDNFATRYLVNDACVLLNKPYVWGSIYRFDGQASVFWSEYGPCYRCLYPEPPPPGMVPSCAEGGVLGVLCASIGSIQVTEAIKLLTGIGEPLVGRLMIYDALEMTYRQVKVRKDPDCAICGEHPTVTELIDYEAFCGAISEEAADAAKDSTITVTQLKEWLDTDEKIQLIDVREPNEYEIVNIPGATLIPKGEFLMGTALEKLDPTKRIVLHCKSGVRSAEALAVVHAAGYKDAVHVGGGVLAWVNQIEPEKPSY from the coding sequence GTGAGCAACCTACCCCCGCTGGTCGAGCCGGCCGCGGACCTGAGCGTGGAAGAGGTGCGCCGCTACTCGCGCCACCTGATCATCCCCGACGTGGGCATGGCGGGCCAGAAGCGGCTGAAGAACGCCAAGGTGCTGTGCGTCGGCGCCGGGGGCCTGGGCTCCCCGACACTGCTGTATCTGGCCGCGGCCGGCGTGGGCACGCTGGGCATCGTCGAGTTCGACGTCGTCGACGAGTCCAACCTGCAGCGCCAGGTCATCCACGGCCAGAGCGACATCGGCCGCTCCAAGGCCGAGTCCGCCCGCGACTCGATCAAGGAGATCAACCCCCTGGTGCAGGTCAACCTGCACGAGGAGCGCCTGGACTCGACGAACGTGATGGAGCTGTTCGCGCAGTATGACCTGATCGTCGACGGCACGGACAACTTCGCGACCCGCTACCTGGTCAACGACGCCTGCGTGCTGCTGAACAAGCCCTACGTCTGGGGCTCGATCTACCGCTTCGACGGCCAGGCCTCGGTCTTCTGGTCCGAGTACGGCCCCTGCTACCGCTGCCTGTACCCCGAGCCCCCGCCGCCGGGCATGGTCCCCAGCTGCGCCGAGGGCGGCGTCCTGGGCGTGCTGTGCGCCTCGATCGGCTCCATCCAGGTCACCGAGGCCATCAAGCTCCTCACCGGCATCGGCGAACCGCTGGTCGGCCGCCTGATGATCTACGACGCCCTGGAGATGACCTACCGCCAGGTCAAGGTCCGCAAGGACCCGGACTGCGCGATCTGCGGCGAGCACCCGACCGTCACCGAGCTGATCGACTACGAGGCCTTCTGCGGCGCCATCTCCGAGGAGGCGGCCGACGCGGCGAAGGACTCGACCATCACCGTCACCCAGCTGAAGGAGTGGCTGGACACCGACGAGAAGATCCAGCTCATCGACGTCCGCGAGCCGAACGAGTACGAGATCGTCAACATCCCCGGCGCCACCCTGATCCCCAAGGGTGAGTTCCTGATGGGCACCGCCCTGGAGAAGCTGGACCCGACGAAGCGCATCGTCCTGCACTGCAAGAGCGGCGTCCGCTCCGCCGAGGCCCTGGCCGTGGTGCACGCGGCGGGCTACAAGGACGCGGTGCACGTCGGCGGCGGCGTCCTGGCCTGGGTGAACCAGATCGAGCCGGAGAAGCCTTCGTACTGA
- a CDS encoding TetR/AcrR family transcriptional regulator — protein MTTTDAAYADTGTSRQRSARLPRSARRNQLLGAAEEVFVAQGYHAAAMDDIAERAGVSKPVLYQHFPGKLELYLALLDKHCDALVSQVRGALASTSDNKLRVAATIGAYFDYVEHESGAFRLVFESDLNNEAAVRERTHRVTQECAEAIRDVIATDTGLSDEESMLLAVGLTGIAHVTARYWLSTEGGQIPRDAAARIVSQLAWRGIGNFPRKDSV, from the coding sequence ATGACCACTACCGACGCCGCCTACGCGGACACCGGCACGTCCCGGCAACGGTCTGCCAGGCTGCCTCGGAGTGCCCGCCGCAACCAGCTCCTGGGTGCGGCCGAGGAGGTGTTCGTCGCGCAGGGCTACCACGCCGCCGCGATGGACGACATCGCCGAGCGCGCCGGCGTCAGCAAGCCGGTGCTCTACCAGCACTTCCCGGGCAAGCTCGAGCTCTACCTGGCGCTGCTGGACAAGCACTGCGACGCCCTGGTCTCGCAGGTGCGCGGGGCCCTGGCCTCCACCAGCGACAACAAGCTGCGGGTGGCCGCCACCATCGGCGCCTACTTCGACTACGTCGAGCACGAGAGCGGCGCCTTCCGCCTGGTCTTCGAGTCCGACCTGAACAACGAGGCGGCGGTCCGCGAGCGCACCCACCGGGTCACCCAGGAGTGCGCCGAGGCGATCCGCGACGTCATCGCCACCGACACCGGCCTGTCCGACGAGGAGTCGATGCTGCTGGCTGTCGGTCTGACCGGGATCGCGCACGTCACCGCCCGGTACTGGCTGTCCACCGAGGGCGGCCAGATCCCCCGCGACGCCGCGGCACGGATCGTGTCGCAGCTGGCGTGGCGCGGCATCGGGAACTTCCCGCGCAAGGATTCTGTCTAG
- a CDS encoding DUF3107 domain-containing protein, with translation MEIKIGIQNTARELNLESNQSSEEVEAAVAAALKDGGVLTLTDDKDRKVLVPGDKIAYVELGEPTGRRVGFGAI, from the coding sequence GTGGAAATCAAGATCGGCATCCAGAACACAGCCCGTGAGCTGAACCTGGAGTCCAACCAGTCGTCCGAAGAGGTGGAGGCCGCCGTGGCCGCCGCGCTGAAGGACGGTGGCGTGCTGACCCTCACCGACGACAAGGACCGCAAGGTCCTGGTCCCCGGGGACAAGATCGCCTACGTCGAGCTCGGCGAGCCGACCGGCCGCCGTGTCGGCTTCGGGGCGATCTGA
- a CDS encoding ferritin-like fold-containing protein: MTSPASAMSYEIAVIDFLGLVAYGELTAFERLAADSGLAPTLDGKAQVAGMAAAEFDHFRRVRDRLAELGADPNEAMQPFAAPVDAFHEHTKPSGWLESLVKAYIGDTLTADFYREAARYLDPESRAVVEGVLEDLGHSAFVVEHVRAAIEEDPKISGRLALWGRRIMGEALTQAQHIAARRAALAALLAGVLAAPDCATTVDLAEVGKMLTRLTEAHGARMATLGLSA; this comes from the coding sequence ATGACTTCTCCGGCGTCAGCCATGTCCTATGAGATAGCTGTCATTGACTTTCTGGGGCTGGTCGCTTACGGGGAGCTCACGGCGTTCGAGCGCCTGGCCGCCGACTCCGGCCTGGCCCCCACGCTGGACGGAAAGGCGCAGGTCGCGGGCATGGCGGCGGCCGAGTTCGACCACTTCCGGCGGGTCCGGGACCGGCTGGCCGAGCTCGGCGCGGACCCGAACGAGGCGATGCAGCCGTTCGCCGCCCCGGTGGACGCCTTCCACGAGCACACCAAGCCCTCGGGCTGGCTGGAGTCGCTGGTCAAGGCCTACATCGGCGACACGCTCACGGCGGACTTCTACCGCGAGGCGGCGCGCTACCTGGACCCGGAGTCGCGGGCCGTGGTCGAGGGCGTGCTGGAGGACCTGGGGCACAGCGCGTTCGTGGTGGAACACGTGCGCGCGGCCATCGAGGAGGACCCGAAGATCTCCGGGCGGCTGGCGCTGTGGGGCCGCCGGATCATGGGGGAGGCGCTGACCCAGGCGCAGCACATCGCGGCGCGGCGGGCGGCGCTGGCGGCCCTGCTGGCCGGGGTGCTGGCCGCGCCGGACTGCGCCACGACCGTGGACCTGGCCGAGGTGGGGAAGATGCTGACCCGGCTCACCGAGGCGCACGGCGCGCGGATGGCGACGCTCGGCCTCAGTGCGTGA